The segment tataagctcTGTGTGTCTGGTAGACATTGTATATCGTGTATGAATTAACAGTAAGCGTTGGGTGACCGTTGTCTATGAGGATAAAAGCTGCAAGTGTTGGTCAAggtttttgttgtatttttgtttgtcatGCATTATTCATATGTTTCCCAGAATAAACATTTACattgcgaaaaaaaaaacaacagcaatTAACTTGTATTTGTAGATAAATATATGCGGACAGCTTTAGAAATTAGAAACAGTAAGAAAAAATGTGAATTAACAAAAGAAAGAACACAGTGAGCTCGAGACAGGAGCAGTTAATCAAATAGACACTGTAGTTTACATGTAGATGAGATAGCCGGGGAAATTCTCTCTCGCTATCGGCATGCAGGAGGACATGGCGTTAGCTTTTTGTGATTAACCAGCAAAGGGGCGGATCAATCAAGAAATACTAACTGTAATTACAAATGTAGCTGCAGATCGTAGGAGGTAATTTGACAGAAATACGATGATTAATTGGCCAAGACGTTGTAAACAAACACAAATTAAACGATAAACCTTCAGTTGTTAAATGTTTAGTGCCCAAAAGGTTATAGTCCGTTTGGCGGTTTTATCTTTGATTCGTATATCAATTGGCTGATTTAACAAAACGAGCgaatttaaattaattgtaaaaagtttTCCCCTTTTCTCTGTTCTACGTACCACACCGAACAAACAGGCAATATGTTGAGTAATGAGACAGAATTTTAGGaattataatatttcttttaattttcgaAATGCAGCAAATTTGTCTTTGCAGATATGCGTATAGAAACAATCAGGGGTCCTTCCAcaactttaattttgattttactgtTAAACATCAAGTGTTTTATTCCTTTTAATCTTATTGGTTTAACTTTGCCGTTTGATCTTGCTAAATTTCTAAGTTCTTCAGCTTCAAGATTTTTGCTTCAGGATTTTTGCATTTGCTTTATGGTGATCACATTTTGAACCTGGCTAAAATAAAGATCTCTTTACATTTTCCcaatatattcataaattgaacaaccaaacttaaTTTTTAACTTTGTTAAAATTGGTAAATTGGTTCTTAATAAACAGATTTTATCAAACCTAAAAGTACTCTATTCtcgaatttttatttcataaatctaTTCACATTTGAAAAAGGAAGCTGTTttccattttcacaaattacAAACCTTCAATACCTTTCACCCAAGCTTGTGGTAAATCAGATTGATTTTAGTCCAATGGCCATAGAGAAGGGGATTGAGCATTTAGATTGAAGTCTCCAGAGGGacaatatactagtaatttCTTCAAATGTCATTTGAAAAGTAATCTTGTGCGGTCAGCTCTGGTGTGCCAAAACACGTTAGGTAGTGGTATAAAATGAGCGGAACAAAATCAATAGAGTTTCCTCAGAAAGGTGTAAAACAGCACTACGATACAGGCTCTGACGCGAGGAAACGTTTTTTATTGATGCGTCAAAAAAGACCAACCAGGGAAAATTGTACAATCATTATGAACTAATCGGATGTATTTCTCAGGAATAGTTATAAACATTGAAAGCATCCTAGCCTGTAAGCAAAAAGTCAAAAACACTTGGCCAAAGTGTTTTAAACCAACGTCTAGATTGCATATATCGGTAGTTGTCTATTTGACTCAATATGACGATCGCAAATAACTTCGTGGTTAGACCAGATGGCTGTACTTCTAAAGGTTAAAAGGTCATGGGGCGATAAAGTTAAGTTACGATCAAGATGACCTTCACTAAGTGCCTAACACGTTTTTCTAGTAATATACACAAATGGTAACCATATCATTGCATGGACAATGAGATACAAGCGTTCCCCCAGACATATCTGCTGTGGTTAAAGATTATAGGTCAAACCATGCCGGTCACCAATACAGCTGATTACGAACGTCCACTctgatcatttttttaaagccgAGCGTTCGACTAAAGGCTAATGTAAGATATCaaacttattttgttttttactttttctttgatttgtttATAGTGAGACTACCTTTGCTTATAGATCTGACCCTGGTCGTAATTTGGCCACTGTTAATTGACTACTGACAGAGTCTAACAACTTGAGAGGGCACCTGCTAGGATTCCCCTTAGGAATCTGAACGATTCCCAACACGATAGTGTTCGAAGTGATTAATCGAGGACAGTATTAGATTGCAGGAGTTGGCCGTTCACCTACAGCAACGCTTCATCGAGTaagtatttgtttttgtttgtttgatgcAGTTAATGTAAAAAGCATGATCGGGTCAGAATCAAAGGTACTTTGAATGAACTAATTTTGTCCTTTGCTTCATAAAAATTACTCGAGTCCTTTATAGTATCGTATACTTGTAGATTATTACTAATCTCAAACTTTGTAATGAACACTGTGCTATGCACATAAATTTATATAGTTTTTGGATGCGCGTTCTTCAAAATGCAAGAaacgatgaaaaaaaaatcggcaAATTGCTTGTTCCAAGAAATTCTTCCTTTTAATCTTTTCAAGATTTCTTGGAGCATCTATTTGTACTTAATTTCTATTGTATTTTAAGAGTTTAGTGAATACAATGATGACAACAAGTGTTTGCTTAAAAGGGGCGTATttggagattttttttacattcttaaaaaaaaccaaatttacCCTTTTTGAAAAAAGCTTTAATCTGTTAGATTATAGGTATGAAACCGCAGAATGTTATAATGTGTTActgtttgttttcttgtttaTGACTTAACTACATAATAACTTTCGGAGGATCTCATCGGAAAAACGCACTTCTTACTTACATGAGTGTATCATTGAGGCGAGTGTTTTCCTTTGATGAGCAAAACACCGTGGCTTGTATCTTGTTGTATCACGTTGCTACAGCTATGCTAGAGCTGTTTATCGTATGACCACCCGTTTGAATAGAAATAGGTAAATGCTTAATAAAATAAGCCAACTTGATGCAAATGAATGCTTCCTCTTAAAATGAGAAGAGCATCGGATGTTTTCCATGTCCTTCGTGTTAAGTTTTATAGGTGCAATACTCCCATTTTGTTTCAACAACACGATGTGCAGAGCTTCTTTGTCAGATAGAGGTAATTACCTCTGACAATTGGATACGTTCTCTGATTGACAGGCAAGGCCAATGAGGGAAATGATTCTATACTACTGCTTAATGGTTCCAGGAGATTTGTACTAATCCTCAGAGAccattaaatgtaaaaacttcAGACAGACACGAATCTTTCCACTTAATTACACGGACTAAGACAATCAACAAAAAAGTCTCGCCAGAGGAAAATACCATGACAaccgcaaaattttttttaaaaaatgctaaatttgagtatgtacatgtgtttacctTCTGTTAGAAATTAATCTGGAGTGGATCTTAAAATAAATCAGGAATATATTGTTTCGtgctttttatattattttatagaaaattggTTTTTAAAGGGATGTGCTTCCATTAACACACCCTTTATTGAGATTGCATTTCGCTTACAGTCAATGTTCATATTTATAATTACTAGTATCTATGAAACGATCCAAGCCCCCGCCCCAACAACATGCATACACAAACTTGTAAAATggtttgtcaaataaaaaaaaaccacactcAACTTTCGCACCTCTAATTTTTCTTTTCGTAAAACCACTTTTACTATCCTTACTGCATACAAGCATGTTGACCCCAGTGATCGATGCTACTGAAGAGCttggtatacatgtaatgtttacgccttttttaaatatcatacagGCACTTTTCCTCTACTATggtacattttattaaaaatgatataccTTTAACAACAGGTGCCCGTGCTTTACATGCAACACATTCTAAATAATCTTGACAATTCTGCATAAATGTTTGTCATTGTTTCTGtataattttgattgaaattaatttttttcttgagaaaaaaaaccaatcgtTGATAATTCCGCATGACTGCGTTATATCGTGTTTTTTCTCTAATGAATTGCAGTGTTACCAGGAATATACGTTTCTCGTTTTGATAATCAGTTTAAAGACAATACCAACTTGTGAATTCGATCTGTTTTTTGCAGAAATTTAGATTACTGGGAATCGAAAATTGTACATATCAATTAATTGTCATGTACAAGGTTCGATTCCCAATAATctcaatttttgaattaaagaaCAGTACCGCCAAGAGACAATTAGAGATAGagatttaatttgatcaaaGTATATCCAACAAGTTTTCTTAATCTCATTGAGGAAATCATTTAcatcaaaatgaacttaaaaTCGTTGGCAGTGTTGCTTCATTCAGGCAAATCTTTATATTTCTTGGATAATGACACTTATATATACGTACGATCATCGTGTGTCCCAACCACCAAACACATCCTCCTTTTTCTTAAACAACTTAAAATGTAACtgccattttgaaataaaattaaaaaaaaaaaattttcttggaACGCCCAATGCTAAATATTGGCTGATATAAAACAATATGTACTATTGATGTTGATGTAACCTAAATGAAATGAACCTTTAACACATGACAAGTTGTAAGCCATACATACGAGagtaaaataatttcttaatatataaacAGAGTTAACTTTAAGgttgttttaaaacattgaataaAAACAGCAATGAAAGAACACAGGTTTTATTGATATATCGTTTACACTAGAAATTAATATATGCTCCAATATTAATCTTCAAACACTGCATATTTCTTCATGTACTCTTTGATTTCATACACTAGCGTATCATAGGTTTTGTTTTTACCAAAGTACTCAACAAACTCTCCCTTCGGATTTAACAGGTAGGCAATAATGGTATGATCCACCTGGAAAAAATTCCAACTTAatgattgacatacatgtatataaaattacatatggtAGGggcaaaaaaataatgaatcagCAATtgtcaacaatttttttcttgttcatGAATGATTTAtgtgttaaaataaatacatgttttgaCTTGAATGATGAAAAACAGGAAGGCATGTGTATGGAGAaaactatatataataattGAGAGTTTATCACATGATTATATGCATTATCAAATTAGCAAAAGAAATTATTATGACcttacatgtacaatcaaaATTACAATTCTGCATGGTGAACATGAATCTCAAACAATTAAGTCACATGTTAGACTATACTTATGTTTAATTCATGTACATAAAAAGCAGATGCCCCCCTTTCCCCATCTTTTGGAATATCACATTGTACCCTGAGACATCACTGACACAATGTATACTCACAATGTAATCACCGTCCTCATCCTCTGGACCTTTACTGTAGTACACTCGGAAATTCTTACAAGCCTCGTCAATCTTCTCTTTAGACCCTGTAAGGCCTATTATCTTGGGAGAAAACTctggaaaatgataaaatattgataaaacatttctgccaagaaaattttttgataggattttgttaattttcatctattaatatacattgtaaatttcttaaaaaataatgtttgactATTTTGTTAACAGCTCCTACTAATTTACATGACATACTCTAGGAAATTAATATGTATAGATGGTAAGAAAATTCTTGCATACCttcacaatattgtttcatCGCTTTAGGTGTGTCCCTTAATGGATCAACTGTTATAAATACAGGCTGTAGGTTTGGTAACTCTTTATCTGCATCTGTTATGAAAAgtttataaatcaataaataaatttcaagtAAGTCATACTTGTATTACATATATGTGTGCACTAGATGACAATTTGTACTGCATACCAATTTTGTCCACCACTTTTACAAGTTTCTCTATTTCATCAGGACAGATGTCAGGGCAGTGAGTAAATCCAAAGTAGAGCAATATCCACTGTCCCAGAAAGTCCTTGTCCGTGCGAGTCTTCCCGTCAAAATCTATCAGCTCATAAGTACCTCCAATAGCTGCCGTACCCAACTTCTTTCTCTTTTCTCTAGCTTCTCctaatcaattaaataaatgcatattcaATTATAAGATGATGATAAACATAGGTCAAAAACTACGCAAAAGCTTCAACACTGTAGCCTCTTTGATAGACTGAGCAAATATCAAAAGAATAAATTCACACAGATGCACGCACTTACTAAGATCCTGGTTTTTCATGGTGTTGTAAAGATGAAGGGCATAGAGTCCTCCAAGAATAGCACAGACAATAGATATCCTCCAGGAGATTGGCTAAAGATAGGAAGCAAAGGACAAAGGGTTTACAAAACTGAACATTGTAACTgcataaacaaagaaatatattaaagactgagttttatttaatttttcaatttgttttattacttgTGACTAGCAAGTATATCAGAtatgattaaaagaaaatagGGCAAACATAATGTACAGAGGATAAGGGTTCCATCTTTTACACAGCAATTTAATGAACAATCAATTTACAGATCCTTCCCCTTTCTGTACTTTTCACCCTTATATAACTGTAactacatatgtatacattgtatattaacAATACTAAAATTCAATTCCCCAAAATTTCCATTCCAGTTTTGGGACAAAAGCTATCATATGGAACATGTTTTTTAATACTTGTCATTCTTTAAAATACTAGGTTGCTGGTACTaggtaaaatatcattttttcatgATAGATTAATTCCAAATATTATAGTTTTTACATTACTGGTGTGCGACCAGTTCTTgccaagtaccatttctcgtacataattttatgagttgataAAATGATGTGGCAATGCAATGGCAATAAATGGTACTCAGTGAAAACTGGTTGCAAGCCAGTATTTCTCTAATTTTAAGTtagtagtaaaaaaaaaaaactgcgaCTTCAGACTTGGCCTTATCTTTAATATCAGTGTCACATTTATCAGCGCGCATTGCTGATAGAATGCATTGCTATATGTATGAATGAATGCACGTGTGAATGTTGTGATATGTCACATGGTTTTTATTACTGACCAGGTATATATGTCTCATTGACCAATGACCGAAGACTTTTAACTCAttaatatgcatgttttactAACTTCGCTCACTATATAAGCGCAAGTCCCGCCAAATCCAGTACCCACAGATTCTACCCTTTACGGCGCTAGTATCATTTACTGTTATATTCCATTCCTGATCTTCAAAGAttcagttatttatttattatttattatttaaattccTGGATACCTGGTAAGATCACTGttaaacatattattgtaaCATCATATTCAGTGATATTGTCGGTAAATCACCGGAATTATAATTGGGAAAACCATTGAGTTTGTAATGTAGTTAAATATGTAGAACATGTAATTGTCTTTCGTCAACGTGTGTGTGTTGTGTTGTGAATGTGTTTTCTAGGtttcttttcatatataatataaaagcaAAGTACGAATCCAGAGATTTCTTTATTCATTTAACGACCCTGTGACATCAGTGACATTTGAGAGTGACCTAAACACCGACACACATGTAGTCCCATTCAAGGTTCTGAATTGTCAAAGGAGTCACTGCTTACATAAGCCTTTCATGGCCTCATGTGTCCTCCGGGGCACGGAGAGGATAAGTAAGTAAGTACATAAGCCTTTCAGTTCTTATGAACAAAGAGTTCATAGTTCACCAACATTTAAAAGTTATCTTGAACTGCATGCTTAATTGATTCGATCATCAATACAATTATATTGGAGAAAAAATAAGCTAAAgcttttattatatttagaGAAATTTTTCACACCTCATTTCATTTCTCTACTgacaagagattgtagacaAAGCTAAGGATTAAATCAAATATGTTGTTtcagtaaaaataatataatgatcACGTGTAAATGATAACATGCATGTATGCTACATTTTTGGCACTgtttcaattaatttaatttcacctcttcatttataattttttatttaatagctTTAACACCCATTCATGGTTactaaatgaaaaatttataccgagcgcagcgagaggcgcgaatcgaggattaatggtaacacgtatatataagaaactcagtgaaaaatgaaagttgaatcaggggtactaaggccaaaaaaaatttcttctaaccctgggcgccgccatattggcagccattttgtttttaaaaagttagttcgatcattgattgactggtacttatcgatgtttattgcccctagcTATAgactcgattaaataagttccagtgtttcaatagaaggtgatttgaattaaagaaattaaaaaggaaaccagataagttttAGAAGTGTtttaatcaagaaacacgacttgttctatgtatgtcttatcaaattatcagatggaaaataaaaacattaatgtcAAGGAATGATCTCTAAGATACTGAATAAGGTATTCAATTTATTAcagcggcattcatatgaactaaaattgatgaacaacgaaagaagaaataaaaaaaaaatcgaaatcatgtaactctcttcggctatttccgaagacaaaacttttaacgttttacgtctgaaatatgatgtcataatgtagactgagcacgcgacatctagtttaactttgatgaataatttgagtaggcaaccatgcaggagaatcctactgtgtgcgttttaaatagattttttaaacaaaattcaaaatgcactgtgttaaatctgcgctcggtccaacggtcacaccatttacatattatgtataaatgctacatatacatgtatttaactgcTCTCATTGAAAACAGTCGaatctaaacattttaatagacaaaattgactttcactgcaaaacaaaaacaaaaaaaatgaatgtaattCTACATTCTACGAGATGTCTCTACTTACTGTCTTGTCTCCATGATCGGTTTTAACGGATTTGAATCTCTTCTGGTCTCTAAGAAAGTTCTGGATTATCCTATGCCTAGCTTGAAATTCTGTCCTAAATGCCTTGTTATGTATAAAAGTCTGAAAACAATGTTGCCATTATCAATTATTTGTAGATAAGAAAAAGAGAGGAAATTGTTCTTGCGAGGAATACGTTAGACCGACTTTCAATAAAGAAAATTCGAGCTGAAATGTACATACCTGCTGTCGAAGCACTGTTGGTGTATTAACCACGCGTTTTAATCTACACATACTTCGTAAAATCAAGTGACGCGACAttggaaacatttttttaccaaaGTACTTAGttataaacaattttgtttatgtAACCAAAGTCACTAGAAGATCTCCAACACAATGAACACTGTAACTGTTTCGTAAGAACAGGGCGCAgccatgttgttttttttttctatcagaCGTTAACTCGTTCGTAAGGTCATTCGATGGATTCCTTGTCTCAGCCCAACAACCTCCGGCGATTGACACCTTGGTCCTGACAGGTCAGCCCAAAATAATCAAgacaatgttatttatgtctccgATTAAGAGGATACTCGGTCATGCATATTATGATAATGCGCAGGTCCATAAACAGTGGATATAACTCTGTACAATTCATGATATAGTACGTACATTACGAGATCATAAATGGGGCGgcatgggagaaataatgacggccCTCTGAAACTCTAGTCAGGTTGATCGACAAACTGAGCAACACATACAACGTGATAGTTATACATACACACAACACAACGTCTAAGTGTTCACCCtaataaataagataatttGAATATcgaaatatgaaaaattcatttgaaaaacagAACAAAAGGAACACGTGCCaagcaaaatttaatgcaaatgtAAATCtgaaagaaatataataaatcatgATCCAAGTTTTAATATGAAACAACCACAGCTAACAATATGGTGAATGTGggatttttttacaatttttttttacatagattttttttagatttcagGTTGTAGTATAACTATTTTATACCTGGTATATTTGTCTTATAAGGTTAAATAAATTTGCAATGTACGGTTACATACCTCAAGTATTGTAGTTTcaagtatgttcaaatcatgattccagAAGTTGGGAAGGAGCAACAATGCAGGAATAAATAGggtaaaatctttcaaaatattcttctcaaaaactgaatCACCAAAAGGACTtggtgttttttctttatttggagaaattaaaaaatcttttaaaataatatctAATTGTCTTGATGTTTTGTATTTATCAGCAAAAAGTagatttaatcatttattgcaaccaggtgagcgatgtggttcTGGGACTCTTGTTCTGTATATATCGAAAGCCAACATATTTGAATTATGTATTTACTGGCCAAGTTATAAGTTTTGctattgtaaaattttgtacCTACACACAGTCACCAAATTATTCTAATTATTCTAACTACACCAaccaacattttattgtttatataaccACGATACATACAGTGGGTTTGAAAACAAGTTCTGACCAAAAAAATGTGTTCTCATTCATCAATTATATTCCTGAATTCAGCATTTGAAGTTGCTctaat is part of the Magallana gigas chromosome 3, xbMagGiga1.1, whole genome shotgun sequence genome and harbors:
- the LOC105344056 gene encoding protein SCO1 homolog, mitochondrial produces the protein MFPMSRHLILRSMCRLKRVVNTPTVLRQQTFIHNKAFRTEFQARHRIIQNFLRDQKRFKSVKTDHGDKTPISWRISIVCAILGGLYALHLYNTMKNQDLREAREKRKKLGTAAIGGTYELIDFDGKTRTDKDFLGQWILLYFGFTHCPDICPDEIEKLVKVVDKIDADKELPNLQPVFITVDPLRDTPKAMKQYCEEFSPKIIGLTGSKEKIDEACKNFRVYYSKGPEDEDGDYIVDHTIIAYLLNPKGEFVEYFGKNKTYDTLVYEIKEYMKKYAVFED